The following coding sequences are from one Bacillus solimangrovi window:
- a CDS encoding YhcN/YlaJ family sporulation lipoprotein, with protein sequence MVVRCGLSLLLMLLIFSGCQQGAQQSTEKHNAPLQVNVEQNKWTNEMKTIQAVRDIVLPMKQVLKMKTVAYEKDIIVVLELKHLYTFRSERIIKQAKEKIKKEFPKKKVKVTTDHKIYIELEKLQKKMEDNQISEKELKKELKNVKKLLKQT encoded by the coding sequence ATGGTTGTAAGGTGTGGATTATCGCTATTACTAATGTTGTTAATTTTTAGTGGGTGTCAGCAAGGGGCACAACAATCGACTGAAAAACATAATGCACCGCTACAAGTAAATGTTGAGCAAAATAAATGGACAAATGAAATGAAAACAATCCAAGCCGTACGAGATATTGTACTTCCGATGAAGCAAGTTTTGAAAATGAAAACTGTAGCGTATGAAAAAGATATCATTGTAGTTCTTGAGTTAAAGCATCTCTACACATTTCGCTCTGAGCGCATTATTAAGCAAGCCAAGGAAAAAATAAAAAAAGAGTTCCCTAAGAAAAAAGTAAAAGTGACGACTGATCATAAAATTTATATTGAGCTAGAAAAGCTTCAAAAGAAAATGGAAGATAATCAAATAAGTGAAAAAGAGCTCAAAAAGGAATTGAAAAATGTGAAAAAATTATTAAAACAAACTTGA
- the spoVAE gene encoding stage V sporulation protein AE — MIIYFWAFVVGGLICVIGQLLMDVFKMTPAHALSILVVAGAILAGFGVYDNLIDFAGAGATVPIMSFGNALVDGAMTEAEQYGIIGVITGMFEVTSAGISAAIVFGFLGAVLFKPKG; from the coding sequence ATGATTATTTATTTTTGGGCATTCGTTGTAGGAGGGCTTATATGTGTTATTGGACAATTATTAATGGACGTGTTTAAGATGACCCCTGCACATGCATTGAGTATATTAGTGGTAGCAGGTGCAATATTAGCAGGTTTTGGAGTGTATGATAATCTCATTGACTTTGCAGGAGCGGGTGCAACAGTTCCAATAATGAGTTTTGGCAATGCTTTAGTCGATGGTGCAATGACTGAAGCCGAGCAGTACGGAATAATTGGAGTAATTACAGGAATGTTTGAAGTAACAAGTGCTGGTATCTCAGCTGCAATTGTATTTGGTTTTCTTGGTGCTGTATTATTTAAGCCAAAAGGTTAA
- a CDS encoding bifunctional homocysteine S-methyltransferase/methylenetetrahydrofolate reductase — translation MKLLERLKDEILIGDGAMGTLLYSYGVDFCFEELNTSQPERIEQIHLAYLKAGSDVIQTNTYGANYIKLARYGLEDQVKKLNEQACRIAKRASKTKEQTHVLGTMGGLRGIRKQDITLTEVKRTFREQLYPLLTEDVDGLLLETYYDFTELKTVLEIARKETDKPIVAQLSLHEVGVLQDGTPLAEGLKQLAELGANVTGVNCRLGPYHIIQSLEQVPLLDHAYLSAYPNASLPDYVDGRFIYESDASYFEQCALDLREQGVRLLGGCCGTTPEHIQAFHSKLKGQKPVSEKVIKPFRSEITVQQTKREEVPLQDIAKERRSVIVELDPPKHLDTQTFFEGTKALKEAGIDALTLADNSLASPRISNTAMATIAKNEYKTRPLVHLTCRDRNLIGLQSHLMGLHTLGLHDVLAVTGDPTKVGDFPGASSVYDLSSFELIQYIKQLNEGVSFSGKPLKQKCSFSVGAAFNPNVRHLEKAVQRLEKKIEYGADYFISQPIFSRVQIEEIYQATKHLTTPIYIGIMPLVSSKNAEFLHHEVPGIKLSDQTRERMVKCGTDKESAQSEGIAIAKELIDTAMQYFNGIYLITPFMRYKMTATLAHYIHQKDNSSIERKVHHV, via the coding sequence ATGAAATTACTAGAACGCTTAAAAGATGAAATCTTAATTGGTGATGGTGCGATGGGTACATTGTTATATTCTTACGGAGTCGATTTTTGCTTCGAAGAACTGAATACATCTCAACCAGAACGAATTGAACAAATTCATCTCGCCTATTTAAAGGCTGGTTCAGATGTTATCCAAACAAATACTTATGGTGCAAACTATATTAAATTAGCTCGATACGGTTTAGAAGATCAAGTGAAAAAGTTAAATGAGCAAGCTTGCCGAATTGCAAAACGTGCAAGTAAAACCAAAGAACAAACACACGTCCTCGGAACAATGGGTGGTTTACGAGGTATAAGAAAGCAGGATATTACGCTTACCGAAGTAAAACGTACATTTCGTGAACAACTTTACCCACTATTAACAGAAGACGTAGATGGATTGTTACTCGAAACATATTATGATTTTACTGAATTAAAAACAGTTCTAGAAATTGCAAGAAAAGAAACAGATAAACCGATTGTTGCACAATTATCATTGCATGAAGTTGGTGTTCTCCAAGATGGAACTCCTTTAGCTGAAGGGCTAAAACAACTTGCCGAACTTGGGGCAAACGTAACAGGTGTTAATTGTAGACTGGGTCCTTATCACATCATTCAATCACTAGAACAAGTACCATTACTAGATCACGCTTACCTATCCGCTTATCCTAATGCAAGCTTACCTGATTATGTTGATGGTCGATTTATTTACGAATCAGATGCAAGTTATTTCGAGCAATGCGCACTTGACTTGCGTGAACAAGGTGTCCGTTTACTCGGTGGATGTTGTGGAACGACTCCTGAACACATACAAGCCTTTCACTCAAAATTAAAAGGACAGAAACCAGTCAGTGAAAAAGTAATTAAACCGTTTCGATCGGAAATTACAGTACAACAAACAAAACGTGAGGAAGTCCCATTACAAGATATTGCTAAAGAACGTCGATCGGTAATCGTTGAGCTTGATCCACCTAAACACCTTGATACTCAGACATTTTTCGAAGGAACAAAGGCATTAAAAGAAGCTGGCATCGATGCATTGACATTAGCAGATAACTCACTTGCTTCTCCTAGAATTAGTAATACTGCCATGGCGACAATAGCAAAAAATGAATACAAAACACGACCACTCGTTCATTTAACATGTCGTGACCGAAATCTAATCGGCCTACAATCTCACTTGATGGGTCTTCATACACTCGGTCTGCATGATGTCCTTGCAGTTACTGGAGACCCAACAAAAGTTGGTGACTTCCCTGGAGCTAGCTCTGTCTATGACTTATCTTCGTTTGAATTAATTCAATACATTAAGCAATTGAACGAAGGAGTGTCTTTCTCGGGAAAACCGCTAAAACAAAAATGTTCGTTCTCAGTTGGAGCCGCATTCAATCCTAATGTCCGTCACTTAGAAAAAGCTGTTCAACGTCTTGAGAAAAAAATTGAATACGGTGCAGATTACTTCATCAGTCAACCAATTTTTTCACGAGTTCAAATTGAGGAAATCTATCAAGCTACGAAACACTTAACTACTCCAATTTATATAGGAATTATGCCACTCGTTAGCAGTAAAAATGCCGAATTCCTTCATCATGAAGTACCGGGCATTAAGCTAAGCGATCAAACGAGGGAAAGAATGGTAAAATGCGGGACTGATAAGGAAAGTGCGCAGTCTGAAGGGATTGCTATTGCGAAAGAATTGATTGATACAGCGATGCAATACTTCAATGGAATATACTTAATTACACCATTTATGCGTTATAAAATGACGGCTACATTAGCTCATTATATTCATCAAAAAGATAACTCATCTATAGAGAGGAAGGTTCATCATGTCTAA
- the metH gene encoding methionine synthase: MSNNQFLKHLQQRILIFDGAMGTMLQEADLSIEDFGGPEYEGCNEYLNLTSPQVIEWIHRSYLEAGADIIETNSFGGTPVVLDEYDLGHKAYEINRRSAELAAKVVEEFSTDDHPRFVAGALGPTTKTLSVTGGITFEQLVEDYETQAKGLIDGGSHLLLLETSQDTLNVKAGYLGIQRAQRACKKSLPLIISGTIEPMGTTLAGQNIESFYISIEHMQPVAIGLNCATGPEFMTDHIRSLSNLADCAVHCYPNAGLPDEEGNYHETPQSLAAKLKAFAEKGWLNIVGGCCGTTPDHIRAIKDAVKDIKPRIHNEKRENHQVSGIEPLIYDDTMRPLFVGERTNVIGSKKFRELIVNEKYEEAAEIARKQVKNGAHVIDICLANPDRDELTDMEQFMKQVTQKVKVPLVIDSTDEQVIEKSLKYSQGKAIINSINLEDGIERFEKTLPIIKQYGAAVVVGTIDEEGMAVTAERKLAVAKRCFTILVNEHNISPSDIIFDPLVFPVGTGDEAYIGAAKETVEGIRLIKEELPECLTILGVSNVSFGLPPAGREVLNAVFLYHCTRVGLDYAIVNTEKLERFASIPEDEVILSEKLLFETNDKILADFTAHYRGKKTKQVKVEKNLSLPERLANYIVEGTKEGLLPDLELALDEYDKPLDIINGPLMTGMAEVGRLFNDNQLIVAEVLQSAEVMKASVTFLEDYMEATDNSGKKGKIVLATVKGDVHDIGKNLVEIILSNNGFEVIDLGIKVTPSELISVVQKEQPDIIGLSGLLVKSAQQMVLTAQDLKQANISIPILVGGAALSRKFTENKIAGEYDGHVLYAKDAMNGLSLANDLNNGEIPLLPKTKATTVIKQESNNVTSTLTKVRSNVATDVQVFVPNDMKRHVLKDYDLSQIQPYINLQMLLGHHLGLKGKIKKLLEEGNSKVIELKALVDDLLIEAKREKFLKAAAVYQFFPAQAEGDDVIVYDPNNHSHVLKRFTFPRQHKKPYLCLADYLRPVSSGEMDYVGFMTVTAGIGVRNKADQLKSDGEFLKNHALQALALETAEGLAERVHQLIRDNWGFPDSVEMTMQDRFSARYQGQRFSFGYPACPNLEDQELLFDLLHPEDIGVQLTDGFMMQPEASVSAIVFAHPEARYFNVN, encoded by the coding sequence ATGTCTAACAATCAATTTCTCAAACATTTACAACAGCGTATTCTTATATTTGATGGTGCAATGGGCACGATGCTACAAGAAGCTGACTTAAGCATTGAAGACTTTGGCGGACCTGAGTACGAAGGCTGCAATGAATATCTTAACCTCACTTCCCCACAAGTGATTGAATGGATTCACCGCTCTTATCTAGAAGCTGGCGCAGATATAATTGAAACAAACTCTTTCGGTGGAACACCCGTTGTCTTAGATGAATATGATCTCGGTCACAAAGCATATGAAATCAACCGACGTTCTGCTGAGCTTGCTGCAAAGGTAGTTGAAGAATTCTCAACAGACGACCACCCCCGTTTTGTAGCTGGTGCACTAGGACCAACAACGAAGACACTGTCTGTAACAGGTGGGATTACCTTTGAGCAATTAGTAGAAGACTATGAAACTCAAGCAAAAGGCTTAATTGATGGTGGCTCACATCTTCTACTTTTAGAAACGAGCCAAGATACGTTAAATGTTAAAGCTGGTTATCTCGGCATTCAACGCGCACAACGCGCATGCAAAAAATCTCTACCTCTCATTATTTCTGGAACAATTGAACCGATGGGAACGACACTTGCAGGTCAAAATATTGAAAGCTTCTACATTTCTATCGAACATATGCAACCTGTTGCTATTGGACTTAATTGTGCAACAGGGCCAGAATTCATGACTGATCATATCCGTTCACTCTCAAATCTCGCCGACTGTGCTGTACACTGTTATCCAAATGCCGGATTACCGGATGAAGAAGGCAATTATCACGAAACACCACAATCACTGGCTGCCAAACTCAAAGCATTTGCAGAAAAAGGCTGGTTAAACATCGTAGGAGGTTGTTGCGGTACTACCCCTGACCATATACGTGCAATCAAGGATGCTGTAAAAGATATTAAACCACGTATTCATAACGAGAAACGTGAAAACCACCAAGTTTCTGGTATTGAACCATTGATTTATGACGATACGATGCGACCTTTGTTTGTAGGAGAACGTACAAATGTTATCGGTTCTAAAAAATTCAGAGAGTTAATCGTCAATGAAAAATATGAAGAAGCAGCTGAAATAGCACGAAAACAAGTGAAAAACGGTGCTCATGTTATCGATATTTGTCTTGCAAATCCCGATCGTGATGAACTAACAGATATGGAACAATTTATGAAACAAGTAACTCAAAAAGTAAAAGTTCCACTCGTCATTGACTCAACTGATGAGCAAGTTATCGAAAAATCTCTTAAATATTCACAAGGAAAAGCAATCATTAATTCTATTAACCTTGAAGATGGTATTGAACGGTTCGAGAAAACTCTTCCTATTATTAAACAGTACGGCGCAGCTGTGGTCGTTGGAACAATAGATGAAGAAGGAATGGCAGTTACTGCTGAGCGAAAATTAGCAGTTGCAAAGCGTTGCTTTACTATCCTTGTTAACGAACACAACATTTCACCTTCAGATATTATATTCGATCCGCTTGTCTTCCCTGTTGGAACTGGAGATGAAGCTTATATCGGTGCAGCGAAAGAAACCGTCGAAGGGATTCGCCTTATCAAAGAGGAATTACCTGAGTGTTTGACTATCCTTGGAGTAAGTAACGTTTCGTTCGGACTGCCTCCCGCTGGTCGTGAAGTATTAAATGCTGTTTTTCTATATCACTGCACAAGAGTTGGACTAGACTATGCAATCGTAAATACCGAAAAGCTAGAACGATTCGCATCCATTCCTGAGGACGAAGTCATACTTTCAGAAAAACTACTATTTGAAACAAATGATAAGATTTTAGCAGACTTTACAGCACATTATCGTGGAAAGAAAACGAAACAAGTAAAAGTCGAAAAAAACTTATCACTCCCTGAACGACTAGCGAACTATATTGTTGAAGGTACAAAAGAGGGTCTTCTCCCAGATCTCGAACTAGCATTAGATGAATATGATAAACCTCTTGATATTATTAATGGACCATTAATGACAGGCATGGCGGAAGTTGGAAGATTATTCAATGACAACCAACTAATCGTTGCCGAAGTTCTACAAAGTGCTGAAGTGATGAAAGCATCTGTTACATTTCTTGAAGACTATATGGAAGCAACAGATAACTCTGGTAAAAAAGGAAAGATTGTACTTGCAACTGTAAAGGGAGATGTTCACGATATCGGAAAAAATCTCGTTGAAATCATCTTGAGTAATAATGGCTTTGAAGTCATTGATCTTGGCATTAAAGTGACTCCCTCTGAATTAATCTCAGTCGTTCAAAAGGAACAACCAGATATTATTGGTCTCTCAGGCTTACTCGTTAAGTCCGCTCAACAAATGGTACTAACAGCACAAGATTTAAAGCAAGCTAACATCTCAATCCCTATCCTCGTTGGAGGTGCGGCACTCTCGCGTAAGTTCACTGAAAATAAAATTGCTGGTGAATATGACGGACATGTTTTGTATGCAAAAGATGCGATGAATGGTCTTAGCCTTGCTAACGACTTGAACAATGGTGAAATTCCCTTACTACCAAAAACGAAGGCAACTACTGTTATTAAGCAAGAATCAAACAACGTTACATCTACCTTAACGAAAGTGCGTTCTAACGTAGCTACTGATGTACAAGTATTTGTACCAAATGATATGAAACGACATGTACTTAAAGATTATGATCTCTCACAAATCCAACCGTACATTAATCTACAGATGTTACTTGGTCATCATCTTGGTCTGAAAGGAAAAATCAAAAAACTGTTAGAAGAAGGTAACTCAAAAGTAATTGAACTCAAAGCATTAGTTGATGATCTGTTAATAGAAGCAAAACGCGAAAAATTTCTTAAAGCAGCCGCCGTTTATCAGTTTTTCCCAGCACAAGCTGAGGGTGATGATGTTATTGTCTATGATCCGAACAACCATTCCCATGTGTTAAAAAGATTCACGTTCCCTAGACAGCATAAGAAGCCGTATTTATGTTTAGCAGACTACCTTCGTCCTGTATCAAGTGGAGAAATGGATTATGTTGGATTTATGACCGTAACGGCAGGAATCGGTGTAAGAAACAAAGCAGATCAACTAAAATCCGACGGAGAATTTTTGAAAAATCACGCATTACAAGCACTTGCTCTAGAAACAGCTGAAGGTCTAGCTGAACGTGTCCACCAACTTATCCGAGATAATTGGGGATTCCCAGATTCAGTAGAGATGACAATGCAAGATCGTTTTTCTGCCAGATATCAAGGACAACGTTTTTCATTCGGATATCCAGCTTGTCCAAACCTTGAAGATCAAGAATTGCTATTTGATTTACTTCACCCAGAAGATATTGGTGTACAATTAACAGATGGCTTTATGATGCAACCTGAAGCATCTGTTTCTGCAATTGTGTTTGCTCATCCAGAAGCTCGTTATTTTAACGTTAATTAA
- a CDS encoding P-II family nitrogen regulator, translating into MKKVEAIIRPEQFQALRSKLEQIGIHGLTVSEVAGCGKQKGKEGIFRGNRFEINLYPKVKVEMIIEEQQVNNIVESIQLTCSTGEVGDGKIFIYPVENVIRIRTGEHGYKALI; encoded by the coding sequence GTGAAGAAAGTTGAAGCTATTATTCGACCGGAACAATTCCAAGCATTACGCTCAAAACTTGAACAAATCGGAATTCATGGACTAACCGTTTCCGAAGTGGCAGGATGTGGGAAACAAAAAGGAAAAGAAGGAATCTTTCGTGGTAATCGCTTTGAAATTAACCTCTATCCTAAAGTTAAGGTAGAAATGATTATTGAAGAACAGCAAGTTAACAACATTGTTGAAAGTATTCAACTAACTTGCTCAACAGGTGAAGTCGGTGACGGAAAAATATTTATCTACCCTGTTGAAAATGTGATTCGTATCCGTACAGGTGAACATGGATATAAAGCTCTAATCTAA
- the spoVAC gene encoding stage V sporulation protein AC translates to MEDLQKKDNEKTPEMKAYEKTMKEYTINRPILKNCLLAFFVGGTICLIGQMLQSFFMRNFNFTEQTAGDPTVAVLIFITMLITGFGFYDKIAQFSGAGTAVPITGFGNAVISAAIEHRSEGLVLGTGGNMFKLAGSVIMFGVFAAFVISVIKTFLIQFGVI, encoded by the coding sequence GTGGAGGACTTGCAAAAAAAAGATAACGAAAAAACACCTGAGATGAAGGCATATGAAAAAACAATGAAAGAGTACACGATAAATCGTCCGATACTTAAAAATTGTTTGCTCGCTTTTTTTGTAGGTGGAACAATCTGTTTAATAGGACAAATGCTTCAATCCTTTTTCATGAGGAATTTTAATTTTACAGAACAAACAGCTGGAGACCCAACAGTTGCTGTATTAATTTTCATAACAATGTTAATAACTGGATTTGGTTTTTATGATAAAATCGCTCAATTTTCTGGAGCTGGAACAGCAGTTCCAATAACGGGGTTTGGTAATGCAGTTATTTCGGCAGCAATTGAACATCGTTCAGAAGGACTTGTACTCGGTACAGGTGGAAATATGTTTAAACTAGCAGGATCAGTTATTATGTTTGGGGTATTTGCTGCTTTTGTGATTTCAGTTATTAAAACGTTTCTCATTCAATTTGGTGTAATTTAA
- a CDS encoding histidine kinase N-terminal domain-containing protein, with protein MIQHTFNERIIEKLVTIITEHKQKIMANWLETIYLLKDDPFYDEIVLNAESTITFILKYLKEDDEDYVIHLTRKIAIERIQAGVNINELVNNINVGRTIINRLIIDSDLDEQEKLEGMVLVDQVFHKFLYYAVKEYTELKDKIIREKNLFIQEMHTDRLSILGQIAASFAHEFRNPLTSIKGFLKLLTQKYKNDEQAKYYFEIVDNEVESLEGKLSQFLYLSKVRGLDDEMNVVNLNDIVQDMVNFLYPKFLEETIEVVIELNEDCYIEAVEDQIKQILLNILTNAVEELASLASSRLIRISVFTKGDSGVLEIANNGTKIPDYLESNIFEPFVTTKDVGTGLGLSVCKQIVEKHNGSLQVDSQEDWTTFLIKFPLTKVY; from the coding sequence ATGATTCAACATACTTTCAATGAACGTATAATTGAGAAGTTAGTAACTATTATAACCGAACATAAACAAAAGATTATGGCTAACTGGCTAGAAACAATCTATTTGTTGAAAGATGATCCGTTTTATGATGAGATCGTATTGAATGCCGAAAGTACAATTACGTTTATTTTAAAATATCTTAAAGAAGATGATGAAGATTATGTTATCCATCTAACTCGAAAGATTGCTATTGAACGTATACAGGCAGGTGTAAACATTAATGAACTTGTGAACAACATTAATGTAGGTCGAACAATTATTAATCGATTAATTATAGATTCTGATTTGGATGAGCAAGAAAAGTTGGAAGGCATGGTACTGGTCGATCAAGTGTTTCATAAATTTCTATATTATGCAGTTAAGGAATATACAGAGTTGAAGGATAAAATCATTCGTGAGAAAAACTTATTTATTCAAGAGATGCATACTGATCGCTTATCAATTCTTGGACAAATTGCAGCAAGTTTTGCTCATGAATTTCGTAATCCATTAACATCGATTAAAGGATTCTTGAAATTACTGACACAAAAATATAAAAATGATGAACAAGCTAAATATTATTTTGAGATTGTGGACAATGAAGTTGAGAGTTTAGAAGGCAAGCTTTCACAATTTTTGTATCTTTCTAAAGTACGTGGTTTAGATGATGAGATGAATGTCGTTAATTTGAATGACATTGTGCAAGATATGGTTAATTTTCTCTATCCCAAATTTCTTGAAGAAACTATTGAGGTTGTCATTGAGTTAAATGAAGATTGTTATATTGAAGCTGTTGAAGACCAAATTAAACAAATTTTATTAAATATTTTAACAAATGCTGTTGAGGAGCTAGCAAGCCTTGCTTCATCTCGATTAATTCGAATATCTGTTTTCACAAAGGGAGACAGTGGGGTTTTAGAAATAGCTAATAATGGCACGAAAATACCTGATTATTTAGAGAGTAACATTTTTGAACCATTTGTAACGACAAAAGATGTTGGAACTGGTTTAGGACTGTCAGTATGTAAGCAAATAGTCGAAAAGCATAATGGTTCGTTACAAGTGGATTCTCAAGAAGATTGGACAACTTTTTTAATTAAGTTCCCATTAACTAAAGTATACTAG
- a CDS encoding DUF3941 domain-containing protein — translation MSSTKDNDKKPVDKNAQRAKKNEIIEKNRQNGERQFSKKTDHL, via the coding sequence ATGTCATCTACAAAAGATAATGATAAAAAACCAGTTGATAAAAATGCTCAACGTGCGAAAAAAAATGAAATCATCGAAAAAAACCGTCAGAACGGTGAACGTCAATTCTCAAAAAAGACCGATCACTTGTAA
- a CDS encoding glycoside hydrolase family 13 protein yields the protein MDKAAIYHRTDVPYLYGIDQQTIEIKLRSKKGDLTDVTLVYGDPYDWHEGQWQNTRKKMNIIGSDQLFDYWVCKVKPTFKRLRYVFEVCCETEQWTYTEKGFYQVTTYDDTSYYFAHPYLHQTEQFHAPSWVKDTIWYQIFPERFANGDSTINPPNTENWGSQKPTFDNFFGGDLQGIINHIDYLEKLGITGIYLTPIFLSPSNHKYNTTNYREIDPHFGDKEILKALITMCHERGIRIILDAVFNHCGKDFPLFIDVKKHGSTSPYYHWFHTHQSGYETFAFEDSMPKFNTTHPDVKKYLIDIACAWTKEFQIDGWRLDVANEVDHSFWREFRVRIKEINPEAYIVGEVWHDALPWLRGDQFDSVMNYPLSMLLIHYFGQDKIDAQNFQGSITSLLQMYPPYVNDVLMNIISSHDTQRVLNVCNGELEKVKLMYLFFLSYPGSPCIYYGEEIGMSGGADPDCRACMVWDESKQNLDMYNFIQKCTFFRHTLKPFGSAGKFQFIPYNHIQNTIVYEKITDDEKLLFFINSANEPVEITVPMSTHYNTIQNIWTNEDACHLIQGNQLTVKVNALDFIVLHFQ from the coding sequence GTGGATAAAGCAGCTATATATCATCGTACAGATGTACCGTACCTATATGGAATTGATCAACAAACGATTGAGATAAAACTTCGTTCAAAAAAAGGGGATTTAACAGATGTCACACTTGTATATGGAGATCCTTACGATTGGCATGAAGGTCAATGGCAAAACACACGTAAGAAAATGAATATCATTGGAAGTGATCAACTTTTTGATTATTGGGTTTGTAAGGTAAAGCCAACATTCAAACGTCTTCGTTATGTCTTTGAAGTATGTTGTGAAACCGAACAATGGACTTATACTGAAAAAGGATTTTATCAAGTCACTACTTATGATGATACATCCTATTATTTCGCTCATCCCTATCTCCATCAAACCGAACAATTTCATGCACCTTCTTGGGTAAAGGATACGATTTGGTATCAAATTTTCCCAGAACGGTTTGCAAATGGTGATTCAACAATTAATCCTCCTAATACCGAGAATTGGGGAAGTCAAAAACCTACGTTCGATAATTTTTTCGGAGGTGATTTACAAGGGATCATCAATCACATCGATTATCTTGAGAAACTAGGAATTACAGGTATTTATCTTACACCAATTTTTTTATCTCCTTCAAACCATAAATACAACACGACAAATTATCGAGAAATCGATCCACATTTCGGAGACAAGGAAATTCTAAAGGCACTTATCACTATGTGTCATGAACGGGGCATTCGCATCATCTTAGATGCTGTATTCAATCACTGTGGTAAAGATTTTCCTTTGTTTATTGATGTTAAAAAACATGGTAGTACTTCTCCTTATTATCACTGGTTTCACACTCATCAATCAGGTTACGAAACGTTTGCTTTTGAAGATTCTATGCCAAAATTTAATACTACACATCCTGATGTAAAGAAATATCTTATCGATATTGCCTGTGCTTGGACGAAGGAATTTCAAATTGATGGCTGGAGATTGGACGTTGCTAATGAAGTTGATCACTCTTTTTGGAGAGAATTTCGAGTTAGAATAAAGGAGATCAATCCAGAGGCATATATCGTCGGAGAAGTATGGCATGATGCCTTACCATGGTTACGAGGTGACCAATTTGATAGTGTAATGAACTATCCTCTCTCTATGTTACTCATCCATTATTTTGGTCAAGATAAAATAGACGCACAAAATTTTCAAGGGAGCATTACTTCCTTACTTCAAATGTATCCACCTTATGTCAACGATGTGTTGATGAACATTATTAGTAGTCATGATACACAAAGAGTTTTAAATGTTTGTAATGGAGAACTCGAAAAAGTTAAGTTAATGTACTTATTTTTCCTCTCCTACCCAGGTAGTCCATGCATTTATTATGGAGAAGAAATCGGAATGAGCGGAGGGGCTGATCCAGACTGTCGGGCATGCATGGTTTGGGATGAAAGTAAACAAAACTTAGATATGTATAACTTCATTCAAAAATGCACTTTCTTTCGTCACACACTTAAACCTTTTGGAAGTGCCGGTAAGTTTCAGTTCATACCATATAATCACATACAAAATACAATTGTATACGAAAAAATAACAGATGATGAAAAGTTACTTTTTTTTATTAATAGTGCCAATGAGCCTGTAGAAATAACAGTTCCAATGTCAACTCACTACAATACCATTCAAAATATATGGACAAATGAAGATGCATGTCATCTTATACAAGGAAATCAATTAACAGTGAAAGTTAATGCACTTGATTTTATCGTTCTCCACTTCCAATAA